The window CGTACGGCATGAGATCCGCCCGCCACTGGGGGCCCCAGTTGATGTGGATGTTGCCGGCTTCCACCTCGCGCGCGAACCGCATCGCCGAGTTGATGTTCTGCGTGAACACCCCGGCGGACAGCCCGTAGTTGGTGTCGTTGGCCAGCGCGATCGCGTCATCGACCGTCGCCGCCGGCGTCACCGCCACCGCCGGACCGAACAGCTCGCTCTTCGAGATCCGCATCTCCGGCGTGACATCGGCCAGGACCGTCGGCGCGTGCATCGCGCCCCGACGTTCGCCGCCGACGACGAGCTTGGCGCCGGCCGCCACGGCTTCCTTGACCCACGCCTCGACGCGCTCCGCGTCCGCCTCCCGCACCATCGGCCCCATCCGGGTCCCCTCGTCCAACGGGTTGCCGGTCGTGAGCGCGGTGACCTTGGGCTTCAGCGCCGCGAGGAACTCCTGATAGATGGGTTGCAGCGGGATGACGCGCTGGGCGCTGATGCACACCTGCCCCGCGTTGGCGTACCCGGTGGCCGCGACCGCCGTGGCGACCTTCTCGAGATCGGCGTCCGGCATGATGATGAGCGGCGAGTTGCTCCCGAGCTCCATCGTAACCTTTTTCAGACCCGCGACCTTGCAGATCCGTTCGCCGACGTCGCGGCTGCCGGTGAACGTGATCTTTCGCACCCGCGCGTCCGCGCACAGGGCCTCGCCGACGTCCTTGCCGCTCCCCGTGATGCACTGGATGGCATCGCCCGGCACCCCGCACTCCAGCAGGAGCTGGGTCAGCTTCAAACCGCTGAGCGGCGTGTCGCTCGCCGGCTTCAGGATAACGCTGTTGCCGGCGGCGAGCGCCGGGCCGACCTTGTGCGCCACAAGATGCAGGGGGAAGTTGAACGGGCTGATCCCCACCACGACGCCGCACGGCACGCGCAGGGTGAAGCCCATCTGCGTCTTGACGCCGGGAGCTCCGTCGAGCGGGATGACTTCTCCGTAGAGGCGCTTCGCCTCCTCGGCGGAGAGCGCGAGGATCTCGGCCGCGCGCGCCACCTCGACCCGGGCTTCGCCGATGATCTTGCCCTCCTCCAGCGTGATCGTGCGCGCGAACTCCTCGGTGCGCGCGAGCAGCAGGTCCGCCGCCTTGCGGAGGATCTGGAAACGCTCGTAGCCGGTCAGCCGCCGCATCACGGCGGCGCCTCGGACGGCGGTCGCGAGCGCGCGTTGTACGTCATCGGCGTCCGCCTTGGGAATCGTATCGACCACCGAGCCGTCGTAGGGGTTGATCACGGGAATCGTCTGCCGCTTGTCGATCCACTCGCCACCCACGTACATCTTCATCGCCGATCTCCCTCCCTGGCGGCCGACCACACCGGCCGCATCAAGTTCCTACGTCGCCCTACGGAAGGTCTTCCCGCCCTTGATCGACGTGCGCGCGATAGAACTCCAGCACCTTGGCCCGGTCGAACAAGTCGAGCCACATCCGCCAGTCCCACGACAGCAGCGCAAACCGGTGCGACATGTTCACGTAGGGGGCGAACACGAGCTTGACGTCCCCGAACTTGCTCGGCGGGAACTCCCGCAGCATCGCCCGGAACTGCGTCACGAGATCGTCCGAGATCGGCGGCTTGTACAGGACCACGATGTAGCCGTGCTCCAGGTTGTGAACCCAAAAGCCGGGTTCGAGTCCCTCCACGTAGACGCCCGCGGGGGCAGGCGCCGGATAGTGCGGCCCGGACGCGGGCGGTCGGGCGCGGTACGGGACGACGGTTCCGACTGGCACGTGTGCGTACCCCTCATCCGGGATGCGCTCACCCGCCTGCGGCGCCGCCGCACGCGGATGCGCCGCCGACCACGACCATACGCCGCCGGCTGCGATGAGCGCCACGACCAGGAGTCCCCAGGCCCACGGACGCGCGCGCACGGGCGGTGCGGGCACCTCGGGCGTCCCACGCCGCTGGGCGCGGCGTTCGCGCCGAGACGTCTGCGGCATGCCAGGTCACGCTCCTTGCGCGGTCCCGCGCCAAGACACCGCGACGCGGCCCGGTCAACTGCCATGGTCTTCCCGCTGTGTCGCCTCCCCCCCTGCCGCGCCCAACCCAGGCTCATCTGCACGCGCGTCGCGCCGTGGGAGCCGGGACCGGGCGTGTCGAAGACACTGCCGCGATGCGGATCCTCGCCTGCGCAGACCTCCACGGCCGCCCCGACCGGATCGCCCGCGTGCGCGCCCTCGTGAGCGAGCACGCCCCGGCCGTCGTCCTGCTTCCCGGCGATCTCACCCACGGCGGCCGGGGCGAGGAAGCCCTCGGCCTGTTGGAGATTCTTCCGGTCCCGGTGCTCGCCGTTCCCGGCAACATGGACGGGCCCCGAGCGGTCGCCGAGATCGTCGGACGCGGGGCGCTCGCCGGAGGCACGCCCGTCGAGATCGCCGGCGTCACGTTCGGGGGACCGCACGCGACGTCACGATGCGACGTGCTCGTGACGCACGAACCTCCTGCGGGCACACTCGACGTCGCGTACTCCGGTCAGCACATCGGGACCCGGGCCGTCTTGGATCTCGTGATGCAACTCCGGCCGCGCGTGCTCACCTGCGGCCACGTGCACGAAGCCGCCGGCATCGAGCGCCTCGGCGAGACGCTCGTCATCAACTGCACGATGGGCGACGGCAAGACCGCCGGCGCGTTGATCGAGCTCGGACCCGAGGACACCTCGGCGCGGCTGCTCACCGATGCCTGAGCGCCAGCCAGCCGCGGACGCGCCGGGGCAACTGATGCGCCGCGAGGTCTTCGAACAGCCCGACGTCGTGGCGCGCCTCTACGATGCCGAGGGCGGGACGATCGCGGCACTGGGCCGTCGGCTGCGTCGCACGCCGCCGCCGTTGATCGTGCTCGCGGCGCGAGGCACGTCCGACAACGCCGCGCTCTACGGCCGGTATTTGATCGAAACGACGTGGGGCGTCCCCGTCTCGCTGGCGGCGCCGTCGGTCCTGACCATCTACGGCGCACGACTCCGGTTGCGCGGGGCGGTGGTCGTCGGGCTCTCCCAGTCCGGCGCCTCGCCGGACATCGTCGAGTTCATCGAGACCGCGCGACGATACGGCGCCCGCACGGTCGCCGTCACGAACCAGGAGCGGTCCCCACTCGCGCGCGCGGCCCACGACGCGTTGCTCCTCCGCACGGGCCCCGAGCGCAGCGTCGCGGCGACGAAGACGTATACTGCGCAGCTGACGGCGCTCAGCCTGCTCGTGGCAGAGGCGGCGGGCAGCCGGCGCCTCGTCGATGCCCATCAGGCGCTCCCCGCCCTCATGGCGCGCGCGCTCGCCACCGACGACCGGATTCGCGAGGTGGCCCGGCGCTGGCGGCGGGCCGACGAGTGCTTGGTGACGTCCCGCGGGTACAACTACGCCACCGCGCGAGAGGCCGCCCTCAAGCTCAAGGAGACCTGCTACCTGGTGGCGGAGCCGATCTCGGCCGCGGATCTTCTCCACGGGCCGATCGCCGTCGTCCAGCGCGGCTTCCGTGTGCTGCTCGCGGCGCCGCCGGGCCGCGTGCTTCCCCATCTCTCGGCACTCGCCTCGAAACTGCGACGGCGCCACGCCCACACGGTCGTGCTCTCGTCAGATCGCCCACTGCTCCGCAAGGCCGTCGTGCCGGTAGAGATGCCGACGGTGCCGGACGAACGCCTCAGCCCGCACGTGTACGTCCTCCCGCTCCAACTGCTTGCGTACCACCTGTCCCTCGCGCGCGGGCACGATCCGGACCATCCGCGCGGGCTTCGCAAGATCACGCGGGCGCGCTGAGCGCGGAGCGCAGGCTCCCGGACGGACGGCTAGTAGAGGCCGCCGTTCACATCCACGATGGCGCCGTGCATGTGCCGCGCCCCAGATCCCGCAAGGAACGTCACCACCTCCGCGACGTCCTCCGGCGTGGCCAGGCTCCGGAGCGGGGTCCGCTGCGCCAGCGCCGCGCGCTCTTCCGCGGTCGTGTACGCGGTGACGAAACGGGTCTCGACTGGTCCCGGGCAGACGCAGTTGACCCGGACCCCGGTACCGGCGAGTTCGGTCGCGAGGTGGCGGGTGAGCCCCACCAGCCCGTACTTGGAGCAGGTGTAGTGCGCGCCGTTGACGAGGCTCGATCGCCGACCGGCGATCGAAGAGATCAAAACAATCGAGCCACGCCGGGACGCCAGCATCGGCGGCAGCGCCGCCTGCACACAGAACAGGGCGCCCCTGAGGTTGACCGCGAGCACGCGGTCCCAGTGCTCCTCGGTGATCTCGAGCAGCCGTTCGGGAAATCCCACGGCCGCGTTTGACACGACGACATCGATCCGCCCGAACTCGCGGAGCGCCCGCTCGACGAGCGCCTGCACCTGATCCCGCCGCGAGACGTCCGCAACCACGGACAGGCAGGCCTGCCCAGCAGCGCGCACCGCGTCGGCGGTGGCCGCCGGCACTTCCAGGTCGCCGGCGACGATGCGGGCGCCCTCCGCGGCGCACGCCAGGGCCACGGCCCGGCCAATACCGCGCGCCGCCCCGGTGATCAAGACAACGTGCTCGGCCAACCGGCCCACGCGCATCCCTCCCTGCGCGGCCCCGTCGCATTCGGGCCGCTGTCGCCCGCGGGCGCCTTCTCCTGAAGCCGGCCCGGGTCCTCTCGAGCGGGGCACGCCGCCCCATCCGCCGCTCCGGCGTGAGCGTGCTAGACTGACGACGGAGGCCGCCAGCGATTTTGGGCGACGTCGTATGTGGGAGATCACCTCCGCCCGGAGCACGACCTGCCCAAGCCGGCCGGTTCAACACCTTTGACCACAACACAAACCTGCACGACATCTACGATCCGGCGCACGCGTGGTCGTCGCGCGCGCCGCTCCCGACGATGCGCAGCGGTGTCGCCTCGGCTGTCCTCGACGGTTAGATCTTCATCTTCGATCCCGGCCGGAGGTCTCGTCAACGGCGGCAGCCGGCCCGCCGCGGTCAACGAGGCGTTCGTCCTGTCGTAGGCGCTCGTCGTACCGCCTCGCGCACCCCGAAGCACACGCAGCCGGTGCTGGAACGCTCCCCGTCGTGCCGGGCCACGTCCTGCGGCGCCTGCGCACGGTCAGCGCGGTGCGTCATGATGCTCGGCTCCTCGCCCGGCGCGTCATCGCGAAGCGCGTCAGCCACGTCCGGGATCGCCGCCTCAAGGAGACCCTGGTGGCGCACGGCGCCGAGGTTCACCGTCCGTCGGAGCCGGTCGGCGAGGCCGGGGATGCCGCTGCCGCCGTTGATGGGGAGCCCCAGCGCGCTCGCTGTCAGCACGATGCCGTCCCCGGCGCCGTAGGAGAAGCCAGCCTTCGGGAGTGTGCCCGTTACCCCAGCCCATGTGCCGGGAGCGGCGGAGTCCGTCGTGCGATCGCCGTAGAAGGCGTAGACGCGCACCCCGTCGGGTAGCGGGCGCGCGTTGAGCTCGTCCAGCACGGGGTTACGTCCGTCGGACGGAAGCTCCCACCGCGCGTCGGCTCGCGGCCGCCAGAACGGGAACGTCGGCAGCAGTCCGCGGGCCGCGGGGGTCCGCGCGAGGCCGACCACCGGGTACCACGCGTCGACATAGGACATGACCGCGCCCTCGTTCGGCACGCCGACCATCACAAACCGGTCGACGAGATCCTCCCAGTCGGGGGCGAATGCTATGTCCCATCGCGCCACGAGTCCGCCGAGGCTGTATCCGACGACGTTGATCCGCGCGGCGTACGACGCGGGCAGCACAACGGCGTGTACGTAGGTCGCCAGCGCGCGGGCGGCTTCTTGCACGCTGAGACTGCGAGACCGATACCGGAACCAAAACAGATTCGGCCACGGGCCGCCGGCGCGATACCCTCGCTGTTCGAGACCGGAGATCACCGCGCCGTCCGGCCTTGCCACACCGAACTCGTTGAGGTAGCCGGGCACGATGACCGTCGGCAGCAGCAGCAGGCCCGTCAATCGAGCCGCGGCTCCCTCGCTCCCCTGGCGCACGGTGAGCTCGATCGCGATCGGCAGGTTGCTGTCGAGCGGCGGCACCGGGCGAAACTCGAGACCGGAAACGCCGTCGACCTGCCCGGTGCCGGCGCGCAGATCGATGACGATTGGAATACGGGATGCAATCACAGGCACCGCAGGCAGGTCGACGACCTCGTGACCGAGCGTGACGGCGCCTTGCAAGAGGAGCTGCATCTCCGGCCGGAGCCCGGTGACCGCCGCATCGACCCTGACCCGTCCCGGCGCGACCGTGCGAAACTCGACGATGCGGACGCCGAGCGGGGCCGCCGCGTACCCATGAGATGGGAACAGCGATACGGCCACGACGACGCTCAAGACGACGGAGAGGATCGTTCGCATGCTGGCCACTTCCTGACGACGACTCCGGCGCTGGTGTGGACGCTGATCGCCGGGCGACATGTATGACGCATTTATAGTGCAGAATGTGACAGCCGGCTACCCCCCGCGGTGACACACGGTGGCACGTCGAGAAACCGGACCGGCCGGAATTGACTGGGTTCAGAACCGAGGTGAAATCGGAACGACGGGACCGTCACGCCGCGCTTGGGCGGACCGCGCACTCGAGTCATCCTTCACCGGTCGGCGGCCGCCGTGAACAATAATATGCCGACTGCAGCGGTACAGGCCCGAGTCTGCGGTTGGGGACAGTTGGACTAAACCGTGTCGACCGGGAGCTGGCCTTCCACGTGACATTGCCCCAGTTGATGACCCGCGGATAGCTCTCTGCGACCCCAGACAGGCACGTTACGCCGAACGATGCGCCGCAAACGACGGCATCAGGCCGACCCGCCCGGCGGCCCTGCCTCTCGCGCGACGAACTCCTCCACCGCCGCGTCCATCCGGACAAAGGTCGCTCCCAGCGCGGCGAGCGCCTCGATCAGCCGCTCTAGGACGATCATGCGGTGCCCGCGTCCCGTGACCTGTGGATGGAACGTGTACGTCAGCACGCCCCATTGCTCGGTCTGGACCATGTACCGGAAGTCGTCCACCCAGTTGTCGAGCACGTCGCCGCCTCGCCGGAGCCCCGGGAGGATCCCGTTCGGGGTGCGCGCGTACTCGAAGTGCGGGTAGTCGTCGAGCGACCAGCTCACCGGCATCTCGACGAGCTTCGTGGCGGTCCCCCAGCGGACCGGCCGGTCGGGTGCGATATCGTCCCCCTGGCGCGCCCGGTACGGCAGGCAGTCGTGCGCCATCATGCTGCTGTCGTACACAAACCCGTGCGTCAATAGAAGGGACACGGTGTGCGGACTGAGATCCCACGCCGGCGACCGGTAGCCGCGGGCCCTGCGGCCGGTGATGCGCGCAAGCGCCTCGTTCCCGCGAACCAGCACCGCCTCCTCGTCCTTGGCCGACAGCGTCGCCGGCGGCTCGTGCAGGTAGCCGTGGTTGCCGATCTCGTGCCCCTCCCCGTGGACGCGCGTGCACATCTCCGGGTAGGTTTCGATCGTGTGCCCCGGGATGAACCACGTGGACGCGATCCCGTGGCGCTTGAGCAGATCGAGAATGCGCCCGGCGCCGACGGCGCCAAACTCGCCTCGCGACATCGCCGTCGGCGTCACCGCACCCCGCGCGATCCAATTGGACACGGCGTCGAAGTCGAACGTCAG of the bacterium genome contains:
- a CDS encoding DUF3105 domain-containing protein; this translates as MPQTSRRERRAQRRGTPEVPAPPVRARPWAWGLLVVALIAAGGVWSWSAAHPRAAAPQAGERIPDEGYAHVPVGTVVPYRARPPASGPHYPAPAPAGVYVEGLEPGFWVHNLEHGYIVVLYKPPISDDLVTQFRAMLREFPPSKFGDVKLVFAPYVNMSHRFALLSWDWRMWLDLFDRAKVLEFYRAHVDQGREDLP
- a CDS encoding metallophosphoesterase, which codes for MRILACADLHGRPDRIARVRALVSEHAPAVVLLPGDLTHGGRGEEALGLLEILPVPVLAVPGNMDGPRAVAEIVGRGALAGGTPVEIAGVTFGGPHATSRCDVLVTHEPPAGTLDVAYSGQHIGTRAVLDLVMQLRPRVLTCGHVHEAAGIERLGETLVINCTMGDGKTAGALIELGPEDTSARLLTDA
- a CDS encoding polysaccharide deacetylase, translating into MTRHLACLTFDFDAVSNWIARGAVTPTAMSRGEFGAVGAGRILDLLKRHGIASTWFIPGHTIETYPEMCTRVHGEGHEIGNHGYLHEPPATLSAKDEEAVLVRGNEALARITGRRARGYRSPAWDLSPHTVSLLLTHGFVYDSSMMAHDCLPYRARQGDDIAPDRPVRWGTATKLVEMPVSWSLDDYPHFEYARTPNGILPGLRRGGDVLDNWVDDFRYMVQTEQWGVLTYTFHPQVTGRGHRMIVLERLIEALAALGATFVRMDAAVEEFVAREAGPPGGSA
- a CDS encoding SDR family oxidoreductase, with the protein product MGRLAEHVVLITGAARGIGRAVALACAAEGARIVAGDLEVPAATADAVRAAGQACLSVVADVSRRDQVQALVERALREFGRIDVVVSNAAVGFPERLLEITEEHWDRVLAVNLRGALFCVQAALPPMLASRRGSIVLISSIAGRRSSLVNGAHYTCSKYGLVGLTRHLATELAGTGVRVNCVCPGPVETRFVTAYTTAEERAALAQRTPLRSLATPEDVAEVVTFLAGSGARHMHGAIVDVNGGLY
- a CDS encoding SIS domain-containing protein; translated protein: MPERQPAADAPGQLMRREVFEQPDVVARLYDAEGGTIAALGRRLRRTPPPLIVLAARGTSDNAALYGRYLIETTWGVPVSLAAPSVLTIYGARLRLRGAVVVGLSQSGASPDIVEFIETARRYGARTVAVTNQERSPLARAAHDALLLRTGPERSVAATKTYTAQLTALSLLVAEAAGSRRLVDAHQALPALMARALATDDRIREVARRWRRADECLVTSRGYNYATAREAALKLKETCYLVAEPISAADLLHGPIAVVQRGFRVLLAAPPGRVLPHLSALASKLRRRHAHTVVLSSDRPLLRKAVVPVEMPTVPDERLSPHVYVLPLQLLAYHLSLARGHDPDHPRGLRKITRAR
- a CDS encoding aldehyde dehydrogenase family protein, with protein sequence MKMYVGGEWIDKRQTIPVINPYDGSVVDTIPKADADDVQRALATAVRGAAVMRRLTGYERFQILRKAADLLLARTEEFARTITLEEGKIIGEARVEVARAAEILALSAEEAKRLYGEVIPLDGAPGVKTQMGFTLRVPCGVVVGISPFNFPLHLVAHKVGPALAAGNSVILKPASDTPLSGLKLTQLLLECGVPGDAIQCITGSGKDVGEALCADARVRKITFTGSRDVGERICKVAGLKKVTMELGSNSPLIIMPDADLEKVATAVAATGYANAGQVCISAQRVIPLQPIYQEFLAALKPKVTALTTGNPLDEGTRMGPMVREADAERVEAWVKEAVAAGAKLVVGGERRGAMHAPTVLADVTPEMRISKSELFGPAVAVTPAATVDDAIALANDTNYGLSAGVFTQNINSAMRFAREVEAGNIHINWGPQWRADLMPYGGLKDSGFGKEGPKYAVQEMSELKMVVIHLS